A genome region from Clupea harengus chromosome 7, Ch_v2.0.2, whole genome shotgun sequence includes the following:
- the LOC116220980 gene encoding variant surface antigen E-like, with protein MVLTTPTTNGGDEHPQKAVTEAITGGHHWRPSLEAITRGHHWRPSREAITRGHHWRPSLEAITGGHHERPSLEAITGGHHWRPSREAITGGHHWRPSLEAITRGHHWRPSLEAITGGHHGRPSLEAIAGGHHWRPSLEAITGGHHERPSREAITRGHDWRPSLEAITGGHHERPSLEAITGGHHGS; from the exons ATGGTCCTCACGACTCCCACGACAAACGGCGGTGATGAACACCC GCAGAAGGCAGTGACTGAGGCCATCACTGGAGGCCATCACTGGAGGCCAtcactggaggccatcacgAGAGGCCAtcactggaggccatcacgAGAGGCCATCACTAGAGGCCATCACTGGAGGCCATCACTGGAGGCCAtcactggaggccatcacgAGAGGCCATCACTAGAGGCCATCACTGGAGGCCAtcactggaggccatcacgAGAGGCCATCACTGGAGGCCATCACTGGAGGCCATCACTAGAGGCCATCACGAGAGGCCATCACTGGAGGCCAtcactggaggccatcacgGGAGGCCATCACGGGAGGCCATCACTGGAGGCCATCGCGGGAGGCCATCACTGGAGGCCATCACTGGAGGCCAtcactggaggccatcacgAGAGGCCATCACGAGAGGCCATCACTAGAGGCCATGACTGGAGGCCAtcactggaggccatcacgGGAGGCCATCACGAGAGGCCAtcactggaggccatcacgGGAGGCCATCACGGGAGTTGA
- the LOC116221045 gene encoding trihelix transcription factor GT-2-like, producing the protein MMLIGVQRMRMALLADLITERRRRRRRYMDMVILTNNMLLNSAIVPQTNNAMDNTRATTRFWTEEQTEFMLNVLKELNIRKFMDGRKTRNGELFKKVALKMVEAGFPRTPEQIKSRWKNVKKAFFRAKRDSGVNGRGRTTCPFYDVIDDLLGSRPLSLVEHNGVDSGVQLPTTMDTTMDPEETLLGGSPGSSSPRSTPPPSATTPPTACHLLR; encoded by the exons ATGATGTTAATAGGAGTACAGCGAATGCGAATGGCGCTATTGGCTGATTTGATAACGGAGAGAAGACGCCGTCGCCGAAGGTACATGGACATGGTAATTCTGACCAACAATATGTTGTTGAACTCTGCCATTGTACCGCAAACAAACAACGCTATGGACAACACAAGAGCCACCACGCGTTTCTGGACCGAAGAGCAGACAGAATTTATGCTTAATGTATTGAAGGAGTTGAACATACGAAAGTTCATGGACGGCAGGAAGACCAGAAATGGTGAACTGTTTAAAAAGGTGGCACTGAAGATGGTAGAGGCTGGCTTTCCCAGGACCCCTGAGCAGATCAAGAGTCGCTGGAAGAACGTGAAGAAGGCGTTCTTCCGGGCCAAACGGGACAGTGGAGTAAATGGCCGTGGTCGCACTACGTGCCCGTTCTATGATGTCATAGATGACCTTCTTGGGAGCAGGCCTCTGTCCCTAGTAGAGCACAACGGCGTAGATTCGGGTGTTCAGTTGCCAACTACCATGG ATACTACAATGGACCCGGAAGAGACGCTGCTCGGAGGCTCACCTGGATCCTCCTCACCTAGGTCAACTCCACCACCTTCAGCCACTACTCCACCTACTGCGTGCCACCTCCTCCGTTAG